One genomic segment of Passer domesticus isolate bPasDom1 chromosome 21, bPasDom1.hap1, whole genome shotgun sequence includes these proteins:
- the LOC135284497 gene encoding olfactory receptor 14J1-like, with protein sequence MCYNRYVSICKPLHYGTLLGSRACAHMAAAAWASAFLYSLLHTANTFSLPLCHGNALGQFFCEIPHILKLSCTHSYLRELGLPALGACLLFGCFVFIVFSYVQIFRAVLRIPSEQGQHKAFSTCLPHLAVLSLFISTSFLTYLKPPSISSPSLDLALSVLYSVVPPALNPLIYSLRNQELKAAVWRLTTGGFQGH encoded by the coding sequence atgtgctacaaccgctacgtgtccatctgcaaacccctgcactacgggaccctcctgggcagcagagcttgtgcccacatggcagcagctgcctgggccagtgcctttctctattcactgctgcacacggccaatacattttccctgcccctgtgccatggcaatgccctgggccagttcttctgtgaaatcccacacatcctcaagctctcctgcacaCACTCCTAtctcagggaacttgggcttCCTGCTCTTGGTGCCTGTTTGctatttggttgttttgtgttcattgttttctcctatgtgcagatcttcagggctgtgctgaggatcccctctgagcagggacagcacaaagccttttccacctgcctccctcacctggccgtgCTCTCCCTGTTCATCAGCACCTCATTTTTGACctacctgaagcccccctccatctcctccccatccctggatctggccctgtcagttctgtactcggtggtgcctccagccctgaaccccctcatctacagcctaaggaaccaggagctcaaggctgcagtgtggagactgacgACTGGAGGGTTTCAGGgacattaa